One part of the Eucalyptus grandis isolate ANBG69807.140 chromosome 10, ASM1654582v1, whole genome shotgun sequence genome encodes these proteins:
- the LOC104423283 gene encoding vacuolar-processing enzyme produces MMTTSSRGSLVPFLLLTAFAMAAVSESRRSFQEIASQSGADASTGTQWAVLVAGSNGYYNYRHQADVCHAYQILKANGLKDENIIVFMYDDIAENEQNPTKGIIINKPNGSDVYHGVPKDYTGDETTAANLYAVLLGNKTALSGGSGKVLSSGPNDHVFFYYTDHGSPGLVAMPVGDYIYANDLMNVLKQMYKAKKYMNMVIYIEACEAGSMLQGLLPKEMGIFATTASNAKESSYGYYCPGDDDSSEYDTCLGDLYSIAWMEDSDAHDLGKETLQEQYLVVKKRTNLSHVMQYGNTVLSKAFLSTYMGQSSKKVSSVPLDELSSSNSLAVPQRDADLVFFQRQVQKAPKGSSESAEAQKRLDEQIARRSHADRSINQIVNQLFGDSSAASMLTDVRPEDQPVVDDWDCLKTFVRTYEQYCGRLTEYGMQYTRAMANMCNAGVDKNGMEAASIQACSGKA; encoded by the exons ATGATGACGACCTCCTCACGTGGCAGCCTCGttcctttcctcctcctcacggcATTCGCGATGGCCGCTGTGAGCGAGAGTCGGAGAAGCTTTCAAGAAATTGCGTCGCAGTCGGGTGCGGATGCCAGTACTGGTACTCAATGGGCTGTTCTAGTCGCTGGATCCAACGGTTATTACAATTACCGTCACCAG GCTGATGTTTGCCATGCCTACCAAATCCTTAAGGCAAATGGGCTGAAAGATGAGAACATCATCGTGTTCATGTACGACGACATCGCCGAGAATGAGCAAAATCCCACGAAGGGTATCATTATCAACAAACCCAACGGCTCTGATGTCTACCATGGAGTTCCCAAG GATTACACCGGTGATGAGACCACAGCAGCCAACTTGTACGCAGTCCTTCTCGGGAACAAGACAGCCCTCAGTGGGGGCAGCGGCAAGGTTTTGAGCAGTGGCCCGAACGACCACGTCTTCTTCTATTACACCGACCACGGGAGCCCAGGACTAGTGGCCATGCCTGTGGGGGACTATATATATGCGAATGACCTGATGAACGTATTGAAGCAAATGTACAAGGCGAAGAAGTACATGAACATGGTGATATATATAGAGGCCTGTGAGGCAGGGAGCATGCTACAAGGGCTACTCCCCAAGGAAATGGGGATCTTTGCGACCACAGCGTCCAATGCCAAAGAGAGCAGCTATGGCTACTACTGCCCTGGAGACGATGATTCCTCCGAGTATGACACTTGTTTGGGGGATCTCTATAGCATCGCTTGGATGGAAGACAG TGATGCCCATGATTTGGGGAAGGAAACATTGCAGGAGCAATACTTAGTGGTGAAGAAGAGGACCAATCTGTCCCATGTGATGCAATATGGGAACACCGTTCTCAGCAAGGCCTTCCTCTCTACTTACATGGGCCAAAGCTCTAAGAAAGTCTCCTCTGTTCCCTTAGACGAGCTCTCTTCTTCGAATTCCCTGGCGGTTCCCCAACGGGATGCTGATTTGGTCTTTTTCCAACGTCAG GTGCAGAAAGCTCCAAAAGGGTCTTCTGAGAGTGCGGAAGCACAGAAGAGACTGGACGAACAAATTGCTCGCCGATCACATGCTGACCGCAGCATCAACCAAATTGTCAACCAGCTGTTTGGTGATTCCAGCGCTGCAAGCATGTTGACCGATGTTCGACCTGAAGACCAACCTGTTGTTGATGACTGGGACTGCCTCAAGACATTC GTGAGGACTTATGAGCAATATTGTGGACGCCTGACCGAGTACGGAATGCAATACACAAGAGCCATGGCAAACATGTGCAACGCTGGAGTAGACAAGAACGGTATGGAAGCAGCTTCTATTCAAGCTTGTTCTGGAAAGGCATAG
- the LOC104424221 gene encoding protein STRUBBELIG-RECEPTOR FAMILY 5 yields the protein MYSSLNSPSALTGWKSGGGDPCGESWKGIKCSGSSVTEIKLSDLGLTGSIGYQLSSLKSVTYFDLSKNNLRGDIPYQLPPNALHIDLSSNAFTGNVPYSISQMTDLKYLNLGHNQVKGQLSDMFGKLPKLATLDLSYNSLSGNLPQSFGSLSSLTKLHLQNNQFTGPINVLTDLPLNDLNVANNQFTGWVPNALKDIDNIETEGNSWSSGPSPPGASRAKKSSKEGDGKSGVSGLAIAGIVMGVLVVLAVLIALFSKRSSSPSSHFLDEERASQRRAFTPLSSRELTHDLRAETRKSFRVLDVDRKSVESSASIDVKALEKSPSIGFRSPLHNRMESLKDNEFASRLNARRSTSFRATAYNLADLQSATGNFATGRLIGEGSVGRVYRAKYADGKVLAVKKIDSSLFQGRRTDEFSEIVAKISMLHHPNIAELVGYCSEQRHNMLVYEYFRNGSLHEFLHLSDDYSKPLTWNTRVRIALGTARAVEYLHEVCSPSVVHKNIKSSNILLDIELNPRITDCGLATFHQRTSQNLGVGYNAPECTKPSAYTLKSDVYSFGVVMLELLTGRMPLDSSKPRSEQCLVRWATPQLHDIDALGRMVDPALRGLYPPKSVSRFADIIALCVQSEPEFRPPMSEVVEALVRLVQRSSMNKRGESPGASRRMDEFDY from the exons ATGTATAGCAGCCTAAATTCTCCTTCAGCACTGACTGGTTGGAAATCGGGTGGGGGCGACCCTTGTGGCGAATCATGGAAAGGAATCAAATGCTCTGGATCATCAGTGACTGAAAT AAAATTGTCAGATCTAGGCCTCACTGGATCAATCGGCTACCAGCTATCAAGCTTGAAATCTGTGACCTACTT TGATTTGAGCAAGAACAACCTCCGTGGTGACATACCGTATCAACTTCCTCCAAATGCACTTCACAT TGACCTTTCTTCCAATGCATTCACTGGAAATGTTCCTTATTCGATTTCTCAGATGACTGATCTCAAGTACCT AAATCTGGGCCACAATCAGGTCAAGGGACAGTTAAGCGATATGTTTGGAAAACTCCCCAAGCTCGCCACTCT GGATCTATCTTACAACTCATTGTCAGGGAATCTGCCTCAGAGTTTTGGATCACTGTCAAGTCTTACAAAATT GCATTTGCAAAACAATCAGTTCACAGGTCCTATAAATGTCCTTACAGACCTTCCCCTCAATGATCT GAATGTGGCGAATAACCAATTCACTGGCTGGGTCCCAAATGCATTGAAGGATATTGATAACATTGA GACTGAAGGAAATTCTTGGTCCTCTGGTCCGTCACCTCCAGGTGCTTCTCGTGCTaagaaaagctcaaaagaaGGTGATGGCAAGTCTGGTGTGAGTGGACTAGCTATAGCTGGAATTGTTATGGGTGTGTTAGTGGTGCTGGCAGTTTTAATTGCTCTATTttccaagagatcttcttcaccATCCTCACATTTCCTCGATGAAGAGAGGGCTAGCCAACGCAGAGCATTTACCCCCCTTTCATCACGAGAACTGACCCATGATCTGCGTGCTGAAACGCGTAAAAGTTTTAGAG TGTTGGATGTGGATCGTAAGTCAGTGGAATCATCGGCTTCCATTGATGTAAAGGCTTTGGAGAAATCACCTTCAATTGGATTTCGTTCTCCACTTCATAACCGCATGGAGTCCCTCAAGGATAATGAATTTGCAAGCCGCTTGAATGCAAGAAGAAGCACTTCATTTCGCGCTACGGCCTATAATTTGGCCGATTTGCAGAGTGCAACTGGTAATTTTGCAACAGGCAGACTTATTGGTGAGGGATCTGTTGGACGCGTTTATAGGGCGAAGTATGCAGATGGGAAG GTTTTGGCTGTTAAAAAGATTGATTCTTCACTTTTCCAAGGCAGGAGGACCGATGAATTTTCAGAAATCGTTGCAAAAATCTCGATGCTTCACCATCCAAACATTGCAGAACTTGTTGGTTATTGTTCTGAGCAGCGGCATAACATGCTGGTCTATGAATATTTTAGGAATGGCTCCCTTCATGAGTTTTTACACTTGTCAGATGATTACAGCAAACCATTGACATGGAATACTAGAGTCAGAATTGCTTTAGGCACAGCGCGAGCTGTAGA GTACCTCCATGAGGTTTGCTCTCCCTCTGTAGTGCACAAGAACATAAAATCATCTAATATATTGCTGGACATTGAACTTAATCCACGAATCACCGATTGTGGATTGGCTACCTTTCATCAG CGGACAAGTCAAAATCTTGGTGTCGGATACAATGCTCCAGAATGTACAAAGCCCTCAGCTTATACTCTGAAGAGTGATGTTTACAGTTTTGGAGTTGTCATGTTGGAGTTGCTGACTGGCCGAATGCCTCTTGACAG TTCGAAACCAAGGTCAGAACAATGTCTAGTGCGATGGGCTACTCCACAGCTTCATGACATCGATGCTTTAGGCAGAATGGTGGATCCAGCACTGCGTGGACTGTATCCTCCCAAGTCAGTCTCCAGATTTGCCGATATTATTGCTCTCTGTGTTCAG TCGGAGCCCGAATTCCGACCTCCCATGTCAGAAGTGGTGGAGGCATTAGTGCGATTAGTTCAGCGCTCTAGTATGAACAAGAGAGGGGAGAGTCCAGGTGCTTCTCGTCGTATGGATGAGTTCGACTATTGA
- the LOC104423284 gene encoding uncharacterized protein LOC104423284, with protein MREGASGLHRTSPTPSPNFLNDSMSMSLRLSSFPPALWRLQPPPPPPLPPPVVSDTAAAAAAIPLSSARSRTRRFRCLLPSSLTTQNRAPKLPPLLSSPGDVPSPEQDAEDEEGEEEGEEDCASSARDALSRLLHLEFGLSSDDASRVASNAPDYIRSLIDGVRELDELSLWDSSWKSTPLLVSSASAVAGFQEKVVFLAKQRGDRGKVAFLESIGLPLSSALSVARSVSSNSLPSLLRKVKVLKEILFSSSDVEVLLGKNARRMMMHLSIPVDEDVQLTLSFFEKIEARRGGLDMLGNKDASFLYLVESFPHLLSLPVESHVKPLVQFFESNGIPRGQVRNIILLFPPIIFNKVDDISKKVLVFQKILADSHDIGRMLLKYPWMLSTSIQVNYEAILLFFHMEKVPEPSSHRAIRYLPHIMGCSTSKLKLMVESLGELSVRNKKMGKVIAKSPQLLLRKPEEFFQVVSLLENLGFDRETVGKIVLRCPEIFAASIEKTLNKKLGFLKSMGISNDHLPRVIKKYPEVLVSDVDRTLIPRINYLMEIGLTKREIAFMVRRFSPLLGYSIEEVFIPKLEFLVKTMEKPLKEIVDYPRYFSYSLEKKIKPRYWVLKGRKVECSLKDMLSKNDEEFAAEFLDIERMPVPPAPSHL; from the exons ATGCGGGAGGGAGCGAGCGGTCTGCATCGAACATCTCCAACTCCATCTCCAAACTTTTTGAACGACTCCATGTCCATGTCCCTCAGGCTCTCCTCCTTCCCACCTGCACTTTGGAGACtccaacctcctcctcctcctcctcttcctcctccagtAGTCTCGgacaccgccgccgccgccgccgccatcccGCTCTCCTCTGCCCGCTCGAGAACCAGACGCTTCCGTTGCCTCCTCCCGTCTTCCCTCACCACCCAGAATCGTGCTCCCAAGCTCCCTCCCCTCCTCTCGAGCCCGGGCGATGTGCCCTCCCCTGAACAAGAtgcagaagatgaagaaggagaagaagaaggagaagaagactgCGCTTCCTCCGCGCGCGACGCCTTGTCCCGCCTCCTCCATCTCGAATTCGGTCTCTCCTCGGACGACGCCTCGAGGGTCGCTTCCAATGCCCCCGATTACATCCGCTCCTTGATCGACGGGGTCCGGGAGCTGGACGAGCTCTCCCTCTGGGATTCTTCCTGGAAGTCCACGCCCCTCCTcgtctcctccgcctccgccgtcgccggtTTCCAGGAGAAGGTGGTGTTCTTGGCCAAGCAAAGAGGTGACCGGGGCAAGGTCGCTTTCCTCGAGAGCATCGGCCTCCCCCTCTCCTCTGCCCTCTCCGTCGCTCGCTCCGTCTCCTCCaactccctcccctccctccttcGCAAG GTtaaagtgttgaaggaaatcttATTTTCTAGCAGTGATGTAGAAGTCTTGCTTGGGAAAAATGCTCGTCGAATGATGATGCACTTATCAATTCCTGTGGATGAAGATGTGCAGCTAACCTTATCTTTCTTCGAAAAG ATTGAAGCAAGACGTGGGGGTCTAGACATGTTGGGCAACAAAGATGCCTCTTTTCTATATCTGGTTGAATCATTTCCGCACCTTCTCTCATTGCCGGTAGAATCCCATGTAAAGCCTCTGGTACAATTTTTTGAAAGTAATGGCATTCCTCGTGGACAAGTACGGAATATTATTCTTCTCTTCCCACCGATCATCTTCAACAAGGTTGATGACATCAGCAAGAAGGTTCTGGTGTTTCAGAAG ATTCTGGCAGATAGTCATGATATTGGGAGAATGCTTCTGAAATATCCATGGATGCTTTCCACGAGCATCCAGGTGAATTACGAGGCAATCCTTTTGTTCTTTCACATGGAAAAG GTACCAGAACCAAGCAGTCACCGTGCAATTAGATACTTGCCTCATATTATGGGGTGTTCAACTAGCAAGCTAAAGCTGATGGTGGAATCATTGGGTGAGCTATCTGTTCGAAATAAGAAAATGGGTAAGGTCATTGCTAAAAGTCCTCAGCTACTACTACGGAAGCCTGAAGAATTTTTCCAG GTGGTTTCTTTACTCGAAAATCTTGGATTTGATAGGGAGACAGTGGGGAAGATTGTTCTTCGCTGTCCTGAAATTTTTGCTGCTAGTATAGAGAAAACTCTAAACAAGAAGCTTGGGTTCCTTAAAAGCATGGGCATTTCCAATGATCACCTTCCACGGGTTATAAAGAAATATCCGGAGGTTCTTGTGTCCGATGTTGACCGCACTTTAATCCCTCG GATAAACTATCTGATGGAGATAGGGCTTACAAAGCGAGAGATTGCCTTCATGGTGCGTAGGTTCTCGCCATTGTTGGGTTACAGTATTGAGGAGGTGTTCATACCGAAGCTGGAATTTCTAGTGAAGACAATGGAGAAGCCTCTGAAGGAGATTGTGGACTACCCAAGGTACTTCAGCTATTCActggagaagaagataaagccTAGGTATTGGGTGTTAAAGGGTAGGAAAGTAGAGTGTAGCTTGAAAGATATGTTGAGCAAAAATGACGAGGAATTCGCTGCCGAATTTTTGGATATCGAAAGGATGCCTGTTCCCCCTGCCCCTTCTCATCTTTGA
- the LOC104424220 gene encoding LOW QUALITY PROTEIN: uncharacterized protein LOC104424220 (The sequence of the model RefSeq protein was modified relative to this genomic sequence to represent the inferred CDS: inserted 1 base in 1 codon; deleted 3 bases in 2 codons): MGQGQEVKTRNDSQVDIQERGEIFFFHRPKVEREAAHSADDVQRLYMVLRPESGERPVQEKQDPKRLLSKVTTAARSSPREASHALRKCRTQEVNIEKLALLRLIVMGKKNLPDPTKRSLPYLGFAEMVTTNIDDVKSALKAEEYDTSTRGHRDTAVARAVGRGRVVYRIVRHKSSGKKAHTHLIYRLEFPPEEEKQEPQESPNVRREGSFLIQIKNPEQQQQQHGKRKAVFPAHLHLQGVQFGQLRYSPADPPDFLSNEGCELPLISASDDIEEELGMELVAGGEGDLSCSDLLKTFGDXMDALPRGTWVNLKIRSREHSWTRDSGGQLRLLGCVSCVYLGP, from the exons ATGGGTCAAGGACAGGAAGTCAAGACCCGGAATGATTCCCAGGTCGACATTCAG GAAAGAGGGGAGATATTCTTCTTCCATAGGCccaaggtagagagagaggcagCTCACAGCGCCGACGACGTGCAGCGCCTTTACATGGTCCTCCGTCCCGAGTCCGGCGAGAGGCCCGTACAGGAAAAGCAAGACCCCAAAAGGCTACTGTCCAAAGTGACCACAGCAGCCAG ATCGTCACCTCGCGAAGCATCACATGCCCTTAGGAAATGCCGAACGCAGGAAGTGAACATCGAGAAGCTGGCACTGCTGAGGCTCATAGTGATGGGGAAGAAGAATCTTCCGGACCCAACCAAACGGAGCCTACCTTACTTGGGATTTGCGGAGATGGTCACCACCAACATCGATGATGTCAAGTCGGCTCTTAAAGCAG AGGAGTACGACACTTCCACGAGGGGACACCGCGACACGGCTGTGGCCAGAGCG GTTGGGAGAGGGCGTGTAGTGTACCGCATAGTTAGACACAAATCCAGCGGGAAGAAAGCGCACACGCATCTCATATACAGGCTGGAATTCCCTCCGGAAGAGGAGAAGCAGGAGCCCCAGGAGTCGCCGAACGTCCGCAGAGAAGGATCCTTCCTCATCCAGATCAAGAACCccgagcagcagcagcagcagcacggCAAGCGCAAGGCGGTGTTCCCTGCCCACCTGCACCTGCAGGGG GTTCAGTTCGGTCAGCTGAGGTACAGCCCGGCAGACCCACCGGACTTCCTGAGCAACGAAGGGTGCGAGTTGCCGCTGATATCGGCATCGGACGACATAGAGGAGGAGCTGGGGATGGAGCTCGTAGCAGGAGGAGAGGGCGATCTCTCCTGTTCCGATCTGCTCAAGACGTTCGGGG GGATGGATGCCCTCCCCAGGGGCACCTGGGTCAATCTGAAAATTCGTTCCCGGGAACACAGTTGGACCCGTGACTCGGGGGGGCAACTGCGGTTGTTGGGTTGCGTTTCCTGTGTATATTTGGGCCCCTAA